One segment of Tautonia rosea DNA contains the following:
- a CDS encoding Glu/Leu/Phe/Val family dehydrogenase, translating into MHAFFEATNHYFEHAASILGLSENMKVLLATPERELRVEVAIEMDSGQIGNFIGYRVQHDNARGPFKGGLRYHPTVDEDEARSLASLMTWKTAVVDLPYGGGKGGVNCDVTKLSRAELERITRRFVQQIHDFIGPDKDIPAPDVGTDAQVMAWIMNEYSKYHGHQPAVVTGKPVELHGSLGRESATGHGVAIITREFLQHSWNRPVEGATVAVQGFGNVGSFTSRELYDMGAKIVAVSDAYGGVCNPDGLDIPSLQQHVAAHRKVVGFSGGDSCTNEHLLTSEVDVLIPAALGGVFDAEMAEEVQARAIIEAANSPTWPEADEVFHRREIPVVPDILANAGGVIVSYFEWVQNLQHFRWSIDQIRAEQDRRHVESFAAVFDLARRQGVSLRTAAFVLGIQRVGRAKVLAGI; encoded by the coding sequence ATGCATGCCTTCTTCGAGGCCACGAACCATTATTTCGAGCACGCGGCGTCGATTCTCGGTCTGTCCGAGAACATGAAGGTCTTGCTGGCCACTCCCGAACGCGAGCTTCGGGTCGAGGTGGCCATTGAGATGGACTCGGGCCAGATCGGCAACTTCATCGGCTACCGGGTTCAGCACGACAACGCCAGGGGTCCCTTTAAGGGCGGCCTACGCTATCACCCGACCGTCGATGAAGACGAGGCCCGATCGCTCGCCAGCCTGATGACCTGGAAGACCGCCGTGGTCGACTTGCCCTACGGCGGCGGCAAAGGGGGCGTCAACTGCGACGTGACGAAGCTCTCCCGAGCCGAGCTGGAGCGGATCACCCGGCGCTTCGTCCAGCAGATCCACGACTTCATCGGGCCGGACAAGGACATCCCCGCGCCGGACGTCGGCACCGACGCGCAGGTGATGGCCTGGATCATGAACGAATACAGCAAGTACCACGGCCACCAGCCGGCGGTGGTCACGGGCAAGCCGGTCGAGCTGCACGGCTCGCTCGGCCGCGAGAGCGCCACCGGCCACGGCGTGGCGATCATTACCCGAGAGTTCCTCCAGCACTCCTGGAACCGGCCGGTCGAGGGGGCGACCGTGGCCGTTCAGGGGTTCGGCAACGTCGGCAGCTTCACCTCGCGAGAGCTCTACGACATGGGGGCGAAGATCGTCGCCGTCTCCGACGCTTACGGCGGCGTCTGCAACCCCGACGGACTTGATATTCCGAGCCTTCAGCAGCATGTGGCCGCCCATCGCAAGGTCGTCGGCTTTTCCGGCGGAGATTCATGCACGAACGAGCACTTGCTGACCAGTGAGGTCGATGTGCTCATTCCCGCCGCGCTCGGGGGCGTCTTCGATGCCGAGATGGCCGAGGAGGTTCAGGCCCGAGCCATCATCGAGGCCGCCAACAGCCCCACCTGGCCCGAGGCCGACGAGGTCTTCCACCGCCGCGAGATCCCGGTCGTGCCCGACATCCTCGCCAACGCCGGCGGTGTGATCGTCAGCTACTTCGAGTGGGTGCAGAACCTTCAGCATTTCCGATGGTCGATCGACCAGATCCGAGCCGAGCAGGACCGCCGCCACGTCGAGAGCTTCGCCGCCGTCTTCGACCTCGCCCGACGCCAGGGGGTCAGCCTCCGCACTGCCGCCTTCGTCCTGGGCATCCAGCGCGTCGGGCGAGCCAAGGTCCTGGCGGGGATCTAA